Proteins co-encoded in one Oncorhynchus kisutch isolate 150728-3 linkage group LG1, Okis_V2, whole genome shotgun sequence genomic window:
- the LOC109870725 gene encoding actin-associated protein FAM107A-like isoform X2, whose amino-acid sequence MATSSVIPNRTPGRQREGLVKSASAHTGLLSDQDGEQGQRAEDQEQGKSGGSPPQPESQEEEGRDLIIQPKKRLNLVRVSKSHQELHRELRMTHKRGPCLNVKPELQRVLEQRNWEQGMKQRKEAEEEKKNRSPLQQELLKRHQRLEELERELKAQQEGLQSSPEFIRVKESLRRTTILDLGEKVV is encoded by the exons ATGGCTACTAGCAGTGTCATCCCAAACAGAACaccagggaggcagagagagggactggtCAAGTCAG CCTCAGCCCACACTGGCCTGCTGTCGGACCAGGATGGAGAGCAGGGTCAACGTGCAGAGGACCAAGAGCAGGGGAAGTCGGGTGGATCACCACCTCAGCCAGAGAgtcaggaggaggagggcagagacCTTATCATCCAGCCCAAGAAGCGTCTCAACCTGGTCAGAGTCTCCAAGAGCCACCAGGAGCTCCACAGGGAGTTAAGGATGACACACAAGAG AGGTCCCTGTCTGAATGTGAAGCCGGAGCTCCAGCGTGTTCTGGAACAGAGGAACTGGGAACAGGGGATGAAACAGAggaaagaggcagaggaggagaagaagaacaggTCTCCTCTCCAACAGGAACTGCTCAAGAGGCACCAGAGGCTGGAGGAG CTGGAGAGGGAGCTAAAGGCACAGCAGGAGGGCCTGCAGAGTTCCCCAGAGTTCATCAGAGTTAAAGAGAGCCTGAGACGCACCACCATACTGGATCTGGGAGAGAAGGTAGTTTAA
- the LOC109870725 gene encoding actin-associated protein FAM107A-like isoform X1, which translates to MGVTHGKKSEHHLQISPTRSRTPLKGTASAHTGLLSDQDGEQGQRAEDQEQGKSGGSPPQPESQEEEGRDLIIQPKKRLNLVRVSKSHQELHRELRMTHKRGPCLNVKPELQRVLEQRNWEQGMKQRKEAEEEKKNRSPLQQELLKRHQRLEELERELKAQQEGLQSSPEFIRVKESLRRTTILDLGEKVV; encoded by the exons AGTGAACACCACCTCCAAATCTCTCCCACAAGAAGTAGAACACCTCTGAAGGGAACAG CCTCAGCCCACACTGGCCTGCTGTCGGACCAGGATGGAGAGCAGGGTCAACGTGCAGAGGACCAAGAGCAGGGGAAGTCGGGTGGATCACCACCTCAGCCAGAGAgtcaggaggaggagggcagagacCTTATCATCCAGCCCAAGAAGCGTCTCAACCTGGTCAGAGTCTCCAAGAGCCACCAGGAGCTCCACAGGGAGTTAAGGATGACACACAAGAG AGGTCCCTGTCTGAATGTGAAGCCGGAGCTCCAGCGTGTTCTGGAACAGAGGAACTGGGAACAGGGGATGAAACAGAggaaagaggcagaggaggagaagaagaacaggTCTCCTCTCCAACAGGAACTGCTCAAGAGGCACCAGAGGCTGGAGGAG CTGGAGAGGGAGCTAAAGGCACAGCAGGAGGGCCTGCAGAGTTCCCCAGAGTTCATCAGAGTTAAAGAGAGCCTGAGACGCACCACCATACTGGATCTGGGAGAGAAGGTAGTTTAA